From a single Stackebrandtia endophytica genomic region:
- a CDS encoding AfsR/SARP family transcriptional regulator: MLIRILGTVEVAASDSWVKAGSPKQNCVLAALALSPNKSLSIDAIANRVWGIDPPASARGVIYGHVNRLRELLRPHHGVRLARVTGGGYRLDIATDLVDALHMRAVHDRARTAATPDEASRLWREVIDLWRGAALSGVSGDWADRTRTGLERYRSAAYTGYFDAELLAGRHRNIIGELEEQLSLAPDDEALVATLMLALHRDDRSAEALERYATLRERLRRERQREPGTTLRRLHREILRGDRVPSTREPTSITEPPVISSNRVIPRQLPGATASFTGRRIELATLMSRLKSPRDRPVVVIDGMAGVGKSTLATQATNQLMDTYVDGQIFIDLNGYSDATDPVTAHGARYRVLRSIGFAVEHIPATVEHRAEVYRSALAGKRLLLFLDNADDEAQVAPLLAGIDAGAAVITSRRRLTIDGATPMSLGELTHEQSRELLLAAGGPGRFDPSEDAALNDLATWCGGLPLALRIAAARLRSRPQWSVSDLLSRLRDDHSGMDHLAVGQRSVSAALALSLRQLTDRQRELLIGLAWFPGPDLTDSATGAVSGQPEVPTAATLAELVDANLLENCGQGRHRLHDLVRRFVRTTAAPPEGLADRVGTWYLYNTAIARDTYIPQPKGFSLPPLPETVDEVAFDDDLAARRWFIAEGDNIAAVISELAHRRSSSMVWQLSAVTLCHTIVNGDRGTTDRLGGWGLTAAVNTGDLAGEAVLRRNLGYRALIDDDWDTALGHFEPGLRLARETGNQAVESMILSWLGHLHYRRGELAAAAEYASMECAVNQGIDQRRELDAINNLAVITTDLGRLTDAKQLLQEALPRFQSLDHPGVGTALGNLAEVSAALGELEAALRYEDDAEPHLVGDTDQVAALLRRSQVHRWLGDRNTALGLALRALRLTSDSAVTQLRATALTQAAAACDDPDSAARYARESIEAAELLSDVAAMTLGHLRLAEALLEAGNTAEAGRELELAELTAAETGREPLRARVAIGIARLRLVTDAVAAESVLRDALDTLDHCGHRPWFAAGHLVLTEIHDTTGDTESLARQLELTTALFTAMGSTPIIESVRRRPAPVSTA, encoded by the coding sequence ATGCTGATCCGGATACTGGGAACCGTCGAGGTGGCCGCAAGCGACTCATGGGTGAAGGCGGGTTCACCCAAACAGAACTGCGTGCTCGCCGCGCTTGCCCTGTCGCCCAATAAAAGCCTGAGCATCGATGCGATAGCCAATCGCGTCTGGGGAATCGATCCGCCGGCCTCGGCTCGCGGGGTGATCTACGGCCACGTCAATCGATTGCGGGAACTGTTGCGGCCGCATCACGGTGTCCGGCTGGCGAGGGTCACCGGCGGTGGGTATCGGCTCGACATCGCCACCGATCTCGTCGACGCCCTCCACATGAGAGCCGTCCATGACCGCGCCCGGACGGCCGCCACCCCTGATGAGGCGTCCCGACTGTGGCGCGAGGTCATCGATCTGTGGCGGGGCGCGGCGTTGTCGGGCGTGTCCGGCGACTGGGCCGACCGCACACGCACCGGCTTGGAGCGTTACCGTTCGGCGGCCTACACCGGATACTTCGACGCCGAGCTTCTCGCGGGCCGACACCGCAACATCATCGGTGAACTCGAGGAGCAGTTGAGCCTCGCACCCGATGACGAAGCCCTGGTCGCCACCCTGATGCTCGCCCTGCATCGGGACGACCGCTCGGCGGAGGCGCTGGAACGCTATGCGACGCTGCGGGAGAGACTTCGCCGCGAGCGTCAGCGCGAACCGGGCACCACACTGCGGCGACTGCATCGTGAGATCCTGCGTGGTGACCGTGTGCCGTCGACGCGTGAGCCGACATCGATCACCGAACCGCCGGTCATCTCGTCGAACCGGGTGATTCCCCGGCAGCTGCCGGGTGCCACCGCGAGCTTCACCGGTCGCCGGATCGAACTCGCCACCCTGATGTCCAGGTTGAAGTCGCCGCGAGACCGCCCGGTGGTGGTCATCGACGGCATGGCCGGGGTCGGTAAGTCGACATTGGCCACACAGGCGACGAATCAACTGATGGACACCTACGTCGATGGACAAATATTCATTGACCTAAACGGATACAGCGATGCCACGGATCCGGTCACCGCACACGGCGCCCGGTATCGAGTACTGCGGAGCATCGGATTCGCCGTCGAGCACATACCCGCCACAGTGGAACACCGCGCCGAGGTCTATCGTTCGGCGCTGGCCGGGAAGCGGCTGCTGCTGTTCCTCGACAACGCCGACGACGAGGCACAGGTGGCGCCACTGCTGGCCGGTATCGACGCCGGCGCCGCGGTCATCACCAGCCGGCGGCGACTCACCATCGACGGGGCGACGCCCATGTCACTGGGGGAATTGACGCATGAGCAGTCTCGCGAGTTGCTACTGGCGGCCGGCGGACCGGGCCGGTTCGACCCCTCCGAGGATGCGGCGCTCAACGATCTGGCGACCTGGTGTGGCGGGTTGCCGCTGGCCCTTCGCATCGCGGCGGCACGACTGCGTAGTCGCCCACAGTGGAGTGTTTCGGACCTGTTGAGTCGGCTGCGCGACGACCACAGCGGAATGGACCACCTGGCGGTGGGACAACGCAGCGTATCGGCCGCCTTGGCGCTGTCATTGCGGCAACTGACCGATCGGCAGCGGGAACTGCTCATCGGATTGGCCTGGTTCCCCGGCCCCGACCTCACCGACTCGGCCACCGGCGCGGTGTCGGGGCAACCAGAGGTTCCCACCGCGGCGACCCTGGCCGAGCTCGTCGACGCCAATCTGCTCGAGAACTGCGGGCAGGGCCGTCATCGACTGCACGACCTGGTGCGCCGGTTCGTCAGAACGACGGCAGCCCCACCCGAGGGCCTGGCCGACCGGGTCGGAACCTGGTACCTCTACAACACCGCGATCGCTCGCGACACCTACATTCCCCAGCCGAAGGGCTTCTCGCTGCCACCACTGCCGGAGACGGTCGACGAGGTCGCCTTCGACGACGACCTGGCGGCACGCCGGTGGTTCATCGCCGAAGGCGACAACATCGCCGCCGTGATCAGCGAACTCGCACACCGGCGATCCTCGTCGATGGTGTGGCAGCTGTCGGCGGTGACGCTGTGCCACACCATCGTCAACGGCGATCGCGGCACCACCGACCGTCTGGGCGGCTGGGGGCTGACCGCGGCCGTGAACACCGGGGATCTCGCGGGCGAAGCCGTGTTGCGTCGCAACCTCGGCTACCGCGCCTTGATCGACGACGACTGGGACACCGCGCTGGGCCACTTCGAGCCCGGTCTTCGACTGGCTCGCGAAACCGGCAACCAGGCCGTGGAGTCGATGATCCTGTCGTGGCTGGGGCATCTGCACTATCGGCGCGGGGAGTTGGCTGCGGCCGCGGAGTACGCGTCGATGGAGTGCGCGGTCAATCAGGGCATCGATCAGCGACGAGAGCTTGACGCGATCAACAATCTCGCGGTGATCACGACGGACCTGGGGCGGTTGACCGATGCGAAGCAGCTGTTGCAGGAGGCTCTGCCGCGGTTTCAGAGCTTGGACCACCCGGGAGTCGGCACGGCGCTGGGCAATCTCGCCGAAGTCAGCGCCGCACTCGGCGAATTGGAGGCGGCACTGCGCTATGAGGACGATGCGGAGCCACACCTGGTCGGGGACACCGATCAGGTGGCGGCGCTGCTGCGGCGTTCGCAGGTTCACCGTTGGCTCGGTGACCGGAACACCGCTCTCGGGTTGGCGTTGCGGGCACTGCGGCTGACCTCCGATTCCGCAGTGACACAGCTGCGCGCGACGGCGTTGACCCAAGCCGCCGCGGCCTGCGACGACCCCGATTCGGCCGCCCGCTACGCACGCGAATCCATTGAAGCAGCCGAGCTGTTGTCCGATGTGGCCGCAATGACGCTGGGACACCTTCGGTTGGCGGAAGCACTATTGGAGGCCGGAAACACGGCGGAAGCGGGTCGTGAACTCGAACTGGCCGAATTGACGGCGGCAGAAACGGGGCGAGAGCCGCTACGGGCACGCGTGGCCATCGGCATCGCACGGCTTCGACTCGTCACCGATGCGGTGGCGGCCGAATCCGTTCTGCGCGACGCACTCGACACCCTTGACCACTGTGGCCACCGACCGTGGTTCGCCGCGGGCCACCTGGTGTTGACCGAGATCCACGACACCACCGGCGACACCGAGTCACTGGCACGGCAGCTTGAACTCACCACGGCGTTGTTCACGGCAATGGGTTCGACACCGATCATCGAATCGGTACGCCGTCGCCCGGCCCCGGTGTCGACCGCCTGA